One region of Clostridia bacterium genomic DNA includes:
- a CDS encoding ABC transporter permease — protein MIFVWIQKAIGFAAFIALAAMGELLTEKSGGLNLGTPGTMCVGAAAGFITAFRYCNAVANPSVVMVILLTLLTAFAASVLMGLIYSFFTVTMRINQNVVGLVMTIFGCGLAEFLSIFFIKSESGNVRCDFANTVFTARIPFLSEKLGVVSDLLFSYGFMFYLTIALAVIMTLVFNKTRTGLNLRAVGESPATADAAGINVTRYKYAAACIGSGITGLAGVYCVMEFKSGAWATADLASIQAFGWLSVALVIFAFWKPLNLLWGSLIFGIFYWAYLYLPELLNVQLSTDLTQMLPYIITIVVLIIVSFRKKKENLGPASLGVTYFREER, from the coding sequence ATGATATTTGTCTGGATACAAAAAGCCATCGGATTCGCCGCTTTCATCGCGCTCGCGGCGATGGGCGAGCTGCTGACCGAAAAATCGGGCGGCCTCAACCTCGGAACTCCGGGAACGATGTGCGTCGGCGCGGCGGCGGGATTCATCACCGCCTTCCGCTATTGCAACGCCGTCGCGAACCCGAGCGTTGTTATGGTCATTCTGCTGACGCTGCTGACCGCGTTCGCCGCGTCGGTGCTTATGGGGCTGATATACAGCTTCTTCACCGTCACGATGAGGATAAACCAGAACGTCGTCGGCCTCGTTATGACGATCTTCGGATGCGGCCTCGCGGAGTTCCTGTCTATCTTTTTCATTAAGTCGGAGTCGGGCAACGTCCGCTGCGACTTCGCGAACACCGTCTTCACCGCGCGGATACCGTTCCTTTCGGAAAAGCTCGGCGTAGTTTCCGACCTGCTTTTCAGCTACGGCTTCATGTTCTATCTGACGATAGCGCTCGCGGTGATAATGACGCTCGTATTCAACAAGACGAGAACGGGGCTCAACCTCCGCGCCGTCGGCGAAAGTCCGGCGACCGCGGACGCGGCGGGCATCAACGTTACGCGGTATAAATACGCCGCGGCGTGCATCGGCAGCGGCATCACCGGCCTCGCCGGAGTCTACTGCGTGATGGAGTTCAAGAGCGGCGCGTGGGCTACGGCGGACCTCGCCAGCATCCAGGCGTTCGGCTGGCTTTCGGTCGCGCTCGTCATATTCGCGTTCTGGAAGCCGCTGAATCTGCTCTGGGGCTCGCTGATATTCGGCATCTTCTACTGGGCGTATCTGTACCTGCCGGAGCTGCTGAACGTTCAGCTTTCCACCGACCTTACGCAGATGCTGCCGTATATCATCACGATAGTCGTTCTGATAATCGTCAGCTTCCGCAAGAAAAAAGAAAACCTCGGTCCCGCGTCGTTAGGCGTGACGTATTTCCGAGAAGAACGCTGA